catcattcaaattttggTGGCATGTAATAATGTTTTTGTCTTCCTACTTTCTTAGGGTTTTGAATTAGATTTTCCCATTTTATCAATGTGAATTAGCCAATCCTATGATTTGAAATGTTGAGGTTGATCTAGTTGATTTAGCCATGTGTCCTTATCACTGGTTGTGGTGGATTTGAGCTAAGTTAAGTCTGACAATGATTAGTTTGAGCGCAACTCAAATCCTGAATGTCCAACTCGCTTTATTGAATTGGTGTACAGTAATGCTGAAGATATATCCCATATTTTATTAGAAGGTTTTGTTATTAATAAGagtatcttttttttaaaaccagtCAAAGGATCTTTCTATTAATTTGGCTATGGCACATTTTCATGTACTTGGATTTCTTTGTCTTGTTATGAGACAATTAAATTATGGTGCCATAACTCAAAAAGTATAAGGactatagttattaatattatacaatactaTATGATGTAtgtgaaaaacaatatttatcttaagatatattgaaaattgGTATGCTATAGTGAATATATACCATACGATACAATatgttatatgatatgatacatattatcgatacaaatcgatatattttttagaaaagtAATGACATGGtaaaatgtttattattattattatttttattatttgtaaaaagatatattatacaatacataatataaaaattagatttttatataCGATACACAATAcctgataaataaaatataaaaaattatattttttattataaagaccGCAATTAAATTCCCATCACCATTGAAGAAAGTCAGTGtttaattcaaccaaaaaaagaCCCATGCAGCAGTCCAATCCAATCCCAATTGCCAATTGGTTTAAAATGTGATAgcaaatttgtattaaatttaagaaGTTTTTAAgggtttgtgatatttttataacaatgatatgaaaattaaaatgtttcattatttattattatgtaaaaaaaatgtatatctTATAACATGATActtgataaataatttgaaaatattcaattcCAATATTTAACTCAACACCTCTATGTTAAAATTCTCTGTTTGATTTGTTGGTTTTGTTCTCCAAATTCTGCTTTGTTCATCAAAGCTTCCAATCACAGCACTCTGCTTTTTGTCACCAAGCTTATCTGCAAACATATTATAGTAAGCCATTGGGTTCAAATTTTCCAATACTTTGACAAGCTTGCCATGCTTTCTATCAACCAAAGTTTGTCCATCTCTGGATTCAACACCTTCAGCCAAAACTCTGATGGGTTTCACAGCAAAAGTTGGGTTCAGAGATGCATAATCATCAGCCAACACCACTGCACCAAGAATTTCCCCTAAAAATGTATCCTGCAGAAGAATAATATTCAAGTGAGTAATATTGAATGCATTAATAACATGTATAAATgtttatatgtcattatgtgattgagtaaggTTAGATTTGGGTTGAGTTGGTTCAATCTCGATCAGGTGTTTGGCTCAAAtcgagccaaacttgagtttgggGTAGTCCCAACTCTAGCTGAGTTAAGTTGGCTCTAACCAAGCAAGCCATCAAAAAGTCATTGTCAGATTCATCTTCTCTAAtgactttttttcttctcttattctttttcatcatcttcaacaACCCGTTTTCTtggatgatttttcttctctaattcttcttcttcattatcTCCAACAACTCTTCTTCTCTGTTGCTTATTAACAACCTCATCTCTAGCTCGAGCTGAATTTCTAGCTTCAAACCAAGCTCAAATCGACTCTTATTCAAGTTTAGCTCAGTTCATATCCACCCCTTTcattgggtgttattttattttcaaaatcatttaatcataaaataacatattaaacatTAGCCCTTATACCCCTATTTGTAAGTACTActgtatttaagtaaaaatgcatAATGTATAATgtacatttttttaacttaaaacaaGAAGATTTACCATGTGATGGTATCGATGATGGATTCGTTCCAAGCGATACAGCCTAGACAACAAACGTCGGGCAAACCCCATTTCCGGTGTCCTGTTTGTAAGCTGCAGGGTTCTCAGGATACTTGAAAATGAACTTACTTTGCGTTGAATGCCAAGAGGGATGAGTGTGATATTTATTGGTGAGTTGAAGACAGTGTTTGCAGCCAAAGGGTCAAGATACATATTGAATTCTGCATATTTATTGGATGGAATACCAAAGACATTTCCTGTGTCTTTGTGATCAAGGCTGATGTGCCCTCCAACAACATACACATCCTGCAAAGAGATTTAATATCAATAGTTAATGCTACTTGTTGATGCCAAAAGCCCCACGTCAAATAGAAGTAGAGAGTTCATGGTGAATATAAAGTCATTATCTCACTCTTTTTCACGAGATATCTTTTAAAGATAAAACCATGAGATCAACAAAGGTCACAATAAACAATACCTCATAACTTTAAATGATTTGTTAGGTGCAAATTGAGATAACATCAACAGTGATGCGTTCTCTCCAAACCCCTCAACATGGGGTTATATTAATGTGAAAAACCCCACATTGGAGCTAAAGGCCTTAAGTCAATATAAACCTATCGTCTTCCTCTTTCTTGTGAGACACCAAGGGAGAGACTATGAAACCAACAAAGATCAAAGTGGATAATAGTGAGACATCTACTTACCCGAATTAGAGAGGTTGAATTTTTCCTTGAAGAAATAATTTTGGCTAAATTAGTGAGGGGTCCATTGGTCAATATGGTTATCTTGGACCCCGGGTCAAGAGTTTGTGCTATGGAATCCCAAATTTCCAATGCTAGAGGCTGTCTAAGTTCTGGGTGGTCAGTATCCCGAGGAGCTCCATATTTTACAGAGTTCTCTGCTGTATACCTTGGACAAACAAAGCTCAAATTTTAGCATAAAATGCAATAACAAcacaaaactatcattttttctattagAGGGATCAAcctttgcttttatttttaaaggcaCTCAACTTTCAAATATTCTATTAAAGGACCAAACTTTCAAGTTTTTGTATTGAAAGGACTAACCTTTCATTATTTCGTATTGAAAATACTAAACTAATTATCTTGTTtccaaaagagaaaaacaaaacaaacaatattaattGTATTCCAtacttcaataaaaaatattgaaaatttgatccCTTTAATAAATAATTCGAAAGTTCAATTCTCTTCTCAATTTTGGTCCcttaactagaaaaaaaaaaaaaaagcatagtCAAACATACAAAGATTCATAGCAGAGAAATGTACAGTGCAGTGCACATATGTACCTTCTAGGACTTCTTGGCATATCACGAGCGAGCCCGTAGAGAGTGTCTGAGTCTAGAAAGCCACCACTTCCATGTGGGATGGCTTTGACATACATGCAGTCTCCAACACTCTGGAAGTCTGGATCAGACTGGTTCATTGCAAATACATCTCCTAGGCCGACTGGAATGTCGTCTCGACCCATCATGTGCAGAAGATCATAAACAGAGTCTATTGTTGCAGCATTTGCCCAACCAGTTGGACTCACTATGATTGCCTGGATGGAAGGACAAAGACCATGTTCATCAATTCTATCTTTAATTTAGGCAAAAACCtgttttatgtattatattttggGATAATGAACAAAGGCTAACTCGGGTTCGGCTTATTGTTTGGCTCATATGTGTCAAACTCGAACTGAAGCAATTTTAGTTTGTCAAGCTCAAGTTCAGCCTGAGATTGACGTTGATGCCAAAGTTCATCATCagcgattttttttttctctacaaACTCAAGTTGAAGCAATTTTAGTttgtcgagctcgagctcgactcaagATCAATGCTTACGCTGGAGCTTATCTTGTCgacaattctttttttatctcCAACGACTCTTCTTtagcaatttttctttttctttggtgtTACTATTCACCAGAATTTGGCTCGAATTCACCCCTAACTACATTTGGTACTTAAGATCTGTTGACCAATGGTCCTCAGGTTTCTCTCTTGAACaagtaaaattaataacttcCATGAAGTCACAATAGCATAACTTAGATGCCAACAAATCCTAGGGATCAGTCAGTGAAGCCAGAAAAAAGTGGTCAGCCATGATGGTACCTTGAGATTGATAGCTTCCACAGGAACTTTTAGGAGATAAAATAGAGCTAGAAAGTCTCCAGCACTCATGTCCATGTCAAACACAACAGGCTTCCCCAGCTTCTTGCCACCAAAATCTGGTCTGTAAAAAACTTCTTTGTAATAGGGAAATTGAGTTGAAAAATTGAACCTTCCACTGTGTTGAGGCTGATTTAGAACCTTATCAGacaaaatacagaaaaaaaaaaaaatcaaactttgcaAGGgaagaagggaaaagaaaaacttagcAATACTAGGCATTATGTGGGGTATTAAACTATCAACATTTTTCTAAggaaaagatcaaattttatttttttcattgaagttcaatagagaaaaataaagtttagtcccttcaatagaaaaattgtCATAGTGATTCCTTTAGGTGTTGTTACCCTTCTTAGTATGACAAATTTTCCTCTGCCCTCTAAGCTTTTAAAATTCGCACATACAACCCAACCTCaatatttggataaaaatagataattaataaatatgtgaGATATTGAGTTTAACACAATTCTTCCTATCTTGAGCTTGAGCCCCGAActccaagctcgagctcgagcccaGTACTGCTCAGTTTTATTCAATTGCAGTCCTAAATTCATTGTAACACACAAGTGATAGACAACAAAGAGTAACATGTTAAACCTTTTGAAGCAAAACTGATTGAATAAACTTACATCGAGGAAGCTTTTGTAAAATTCTCTAGTAAGGTTGCTTCCAGGATCTTGACTAGATTTTGCCTTTGTAGCCACAAGAATGTGCACTGCATCAGAGCCATCTACCTCCTCTGTATAGCCATCCTATTTCATTGTTCAGCAATAATAGACTTGAATTGATAATTTCCCCAGGCCAAAATTCAATGACTTTAAAATGAGGACTCAAAACAAAGATAACACTTGAGATAACAACACTGGGAGATAGGAgtggattcaaatcgagttgagcttgagcttgggCCAAGTTGGAAGAATCGAGTTCGGCTGGACTTGAAAGGAGTCTACCTTGAGTTCGATTATAATATTGTAACCAAGTTAAAATTGatcaaatattgttttaatacatattagttaaaataatatcgttttaatcgATTCGAAATGAATTTTTTCCAGGCTCACATGCTTAGTTGGCAATAGAGCTCGAGCTAACTCCTCTTGAATCCACCCCAACCTAGAGATATCAAACTATCACATTTTTACAATTGAAGAGATTGAATATTGTCccttttttttgtaattgaaaaggACCaacctttcaaattttgttattgaagaaatcaaactttcaaatttttttttttataaaaactaaactttgatTAATTCCTACggatgataaataaaataaataattctaattgtgttgtttgattcatttaataaaaatactaaaagtttGGTCTTTTTATAAAAGTATATGAAAGTTTGGttct
Above is a genomic segment from Mangifera indica cultivar Alphonso chromosome 3, CATAS_Mindica_2.1, whole genome shotgun sequence containing:
- the LOC123210486 gene encoding uncharacterized protein LOC123210486, with the translated sequence MLLQNNSWVAVTLIIGVFVVFGGDLYSVEGRPYRILMDTDVDTDDFFAFLYLLKLNRSEFRLEAITINTNTWTNAGHAVNQVYDILYMMDRDDISVGVGGEGGILEDGTILADVGGYLPIIDQGNTTAGYCRYRQAIPVGLGGILDIDSNYGLRKSFLPQGRRRYSPLQQPTAQQVFIEKVSAGPITILITGSHTNTAIFLMKNPHLRKNIEHIFVMGGGVRSRNPTGCCPPNATATSCQPRQCGDPGNLFTVYTSNPYAEFNIFGDPFAAYQVFHSGIPVTLVPLDATNTIPINEKFFEVFEQSQGTYEAQYCFQSLKMSRDTWFNDQFYTSYFMWDSFTSGVATSIMRNSHKNNGQNEFAEMEFMNITVVTSNKPYGISDGSNPFFNGRTVPKFNLKNGGVHTGHVQTGLRDPFCIVKNGKGKCKDGYTEEVDGSDAVHILVATKAKSSQDPGSNLTREFYKSFLDVLNQPQHSGRFNFSTQFPYYKEVFYRPDFGGKKLGKPVVFDMDMSAGDFLALFYLLKVPVEAINLKAIIVSPTGWANAATIDSVYDLLHMMGRDDIPVGLGDVFAMNQSDPDFQSVGDCMYVKAIPHGSGGFLDSDTLYGLARDMPRSPRRYTAENSVKYGAPRDTDHPELRQPLALEIWDSIAQTLDPGSKITILTNGPLTNLAKIISSRKNSTSLIRDVYVVGGHISLDHKDTGNVFGIPSNKYAEFNMYLDPLAANTVFNSPINITLIPLGIQRKVSSFSSILRTLQLTNRTPEMGFARRLLSRLYRLERIHHRYHHMDTFLGEILGAVVLADDYASLNPTFAVKPIRVLAEGVESRDGQTLVDRKHGKLVKVLENLNPMAYYNMFADKLGDKKQSAVIGSFDEQSRIWRTKPTNQTENFNIEVLS